One window from the genome of Paracoccus zhejiangensis encodes:
- a CDS encoding DUF7716 domain-containing protein, with protein MIISEVLADPTAYLWKDALFAEPVKPLTAETPCMVHDPNDVEDDELDLPNAVVEAGFDYVIAMQTVQSIVENARLQGRGDSLEDRLRALNFYLENDAFITF; from the coding sequence ATGATCATTTCAGAAGTCTTGGCGGACCCGACGGCGTATCTTTGGAAAGATGCGCTTTTTGCTGAACCCGTCAAACCGCTGACGGCAGAGACGCCGTGCATGGTTCATGATCCCAATGACGTAGAAGATGACGAACTTGATCTGCCAAACGCCGTGGTTGAAGCTGGTTTCGACTATGTGATCGCCATGCAGACCGTGCAGAGCATCGTCGAAAATGCCCGACTTCAGGGTCGCGGGGACAGCCTTGAAGACCGCCTTCGTGCGCTGAACTTCTATCTGGAGAACGACGCCTTCATCACGTTCTGA